A genome region from Apus apus isolate bApuApu2 chromosome 2, bApuApu2.pri.cur, whole genome shotgun sequence includes the following:
- the LOC127380449 gene encoding microtubule nucleation factor SSNA1-like isoform X2 → MYGQEPFCVRLVCCAGALGGDERRLLLRGDFRKQWKMTQQGAVLQGYNNELVKCIEDLCMQKEELNKQIQQAEEEKSKLQYEIQVLSEQLECVCENLAQKVASRKELDKILAETEAAYMKILDSSKTLLSVLKKWEA, encoded by the exons ATGTACGGGCAGGAGCCATTTTGTGTGCGGCTTGTCTGCTGCGCGGGAGCGCTCGGCGGGGATGAG AGAAGGCTGTTGCTCAGAGGGGACTTCAGGAAGCAGTGGAAAATGactcagcagggagctgtgcttcAGGGTTACAATAATGAGCTAGTGAAATGCATCGAAGACTTATGCAtgcagaaagaagagctgaacaAACAAATCCagcaagcagaagaggaaaagagtaAACTTCAGTATGAAATCCAAGTCCTAAGCGAACAACTGGAGTGTGTCTGTGAAAACCTGGCCCAAAAGGTAGCTTCACGGAAGGAGCTTGATAAAATTCTTGCTGAAACTGAAGCTGCTTACATGAAGATTTTGGATAGTTCTAAAACTTTGCTCAGTGTCCTGAAGAAGTGGGAAGCTTAA
- the LOC127380449 gene encoding microtubule nucleation factor SSNA1-like isoform X1: MYGQEPFCVRLVCCAGALGGDEQRRLLLRGDFRKQWKMTQQGAVLQGYNNELVKCIEDLCMQKEELNKQIQQAEEEKSKLQYEIQVLSEQLECVCENLAQKVASRKELDKILAETEAAYMKILDSSKTLLSVLKKWEA, encoded by the exons ATGTACGGGCAGGAGCCATTTTGTGTGCGGCTTGTCTGCTGCGCGGGAGCGCTCGGCGGGGATGAG CAGAGAAGGCTGTTGCTCAGAGGGGACTTCAGGAAGCAGTGGAAAATGactcagcagggagctgtgcttcAGGGTTACAATAATGAGCTAGTGAAATGCATCGAAGACTTATGCAtgcagaaagaagagctgaacaAACAAATCCagcaagcagaagaggaaaagagtaAACTTCAGTATGAAATCCAAGTCCTAAGCGAACAACTGGAGTGTGTCTGTGAAAACCTGGCCCAAAAGGTAGCTTCACGGAAGGAGCTTGATAAAATTCTTGCTGAAACTGAAGCTGCTTACATGAAGATTTTGGATAGTTCTAAAACTTTGCTCAGTGTCCTGAAGAAGTGGGAAGCTTAA
- the LOC127380449 gene encoding microtubule nucleation factor SSNA1-like isoform X3 — MTQQGAVLQGYNNELVKCIEDLCMQKEELNKQIQQAEEEKSKLQYEIQVLSEQLECVCENLAQKVASRKELDKILAETEAAYMKILDSSKTLLSVLKKWEA; from the coding sequence ATGactcagcagggagctgtgcttcAGGGTTACAATAATGAGCTAGTGAAATGCATCGAAGACTTATGCAtgcagaaagaagagctgaacaAACAAATCCagcaagcagaagaggaaaagagtaAACTTCAGTATGAAATCCAAGTCCTAAGCGAACAACTGGAGTGTGTCTGTGAAAACCTGGCCCAAAAGGTAGCTTCACGGAAGGAGCTTGATAAAATTCTTGCTGAAACTGAAGCTGCTTACATGAAGATTTTGGATAGTTCTAAAACTTTGCTCAGTGTCCTGAAGAAGTGGGAAGCTTAA